The following are encoded in a window of Flavobacterium sp. WC2421 genomic DNA:
- a CDS encoding SRPBCC family protein, with the protein MNLESPKVTVGKSAQELFDLLTDVKSFEKLMPENIAKFEVIGEDAFIFGLKGMPEIKLKMKEKVAPNKVVLGAASDKLPFTLTANIDTVSDSSSAVKLDFEGDFNPMMAMMIKGPIGKFIETLASNMGKL; encoded by the coding sequence ATGAACTTAGAAAGTCCAAAAGTTACTGTAGGGAAATCGGCACAAGAATTATTTGATTTATTGACTGATGTGAAAAGTTTCGAAAAGTTAATGCCTGAAAACATTGCTAAATTTGAAGTTATTGGAGAAGATGCTTTTATTTTTGGATTAAAAGGGATGCCTGAAATCAAACTTAAAATGAAAGAAAAAGTAGCACCAAACAAAGTAGTTTTAGGTGCTGCAAGTGACAAACTTCCTTTTACACTTACAGCTAATATTGATACTGTTTCTGACAGTTCAAGTGCTGTAAAATTGGATTTCGAAGGTGATTTTAACCCGATGATGGCTATGATGATAAAAGGACCTATTGGTAAATTTATTGAAACTCTTGCTTCGAATATGGGCAAGTTATAA
- a CDS encoding biotin--[acetyl-CoA-carboxylase] ligase gives MKLIKLDAIDSTNEFLKGLSSKQKLENFTVVTAENQTKGKGQMGSVWSSEAGKNLIMSVFIKDSLSDVNQIYNLNIAIALAIIQSLETFNIPNLSIKWPNDIMSYNFKIGGLLIENSIKSDGNLSSIVGLGLNINQTNFDNLPKASSIAKICEASFDKEKVLYSIIDKIKQNTDKLKNDSDSMWEEYVNLLFKKGVPMPFKDGLGKNFMGIIQGVSTSGNLQVLLEDDSIAEYSLKEIQMLY, from the coding sequence ATGAAACTAATCAAACTCGATGCCATAGATTCAACTAATGAGTTTCTAAAAGGGTTGTCAAGTAAACAAAAACTGGAAAACTTTACAGTTGTAACGGCAGAAAATCAAACTAAAGGTAAAGGGCAAATGGGGTCAGTCTGGTCCTCTGAAGCGGGTAAGAATCTAATAATGAGTGTTTTTATTAAAGATTCTTTATCTGATGTTAATCAGATTTATAACCTTAATATAGCGATAGCATTAGCAATTATTCAAAGTTTGGAAACATTTAATATTCCTAATTTAAGCATTAAATGGCCAAACGACATTATGTCATATAATTTCAAAATTGGCGGTCTTTTAATTGAAAATAGCATTAAAAGTGACGGGAATTTGAGTTCAATTGTAGGTTTAGGGCTCAATATTAATCAAACAAATTTTGATAACTTGCCTAAAGCGTCTTCAATTGCTAAAATTTGCGAGGCTTCATTTGATAAAGAAAAAGTTCTTTATTCTATAATTGACAAAATAAAGCAAAATACCGACAAGCTAAAAAATGATTCTGATTCTATGTGGGAGGAATATGTCAATTTACTTTTCAAAAAAGGTGTTCCAATGCCTTTCAAAGACGGTTTAGGTAAAAATTTTATGGGTATTATCCAAGGGGTTTCTACCTCTGGTAATCTTCAAGTTCTTTTAGAGGATGATAGTATTGCCGAGTATAGCCTTAAGGAGATACAAATGCTTTATTGA
- the ftsH gene encoding ATP-dependent zinc metalloprotease FtsH has product MAKDNNPNPNKFKVSPWLVYTAILLIFLFISFITGSSNFQEPAPLTPPNFDVILEKGQVQKVIVSNKTEAEVYLTADALKLKEHEKVAKDMLGNVSKGPQYTFEIGNDQIFQSKLEKAIAEGKLKDFKFAQKSNWTDILISLLPIIIIIGVWIFIMRKMSGGAGGGGGQIFNIGKSKAKLFDEKTDVKTTFKDVAGLEGAKEEIQEIVEFLKNPEKYTNLGGKIPKGALLVGPPGTGKTLLAKAVAGEAQVPFFSLSGSDFVEMFVGVGASRVRDLFKQAKEKSPAIIFIDEIDAVGRARGKSNMSGGNDERENTLNQLLTEMDGFGTNSNVIVLAATNRADVLDKALMRAGRFDRQIFVDLPDIRERAEIFKVHLAPLKKVEGLDLDFLAKQTPGFSGADIANVCNEAALIAARYNKTAVDKQDFLDAVDRIVGGLEKKNKIVTPEEKKAIAIHEAGHATVSWMLEHAAPLIKVTIVPRGQSLGAAWYLPEERLIVRPDQMLDEMCATMGGRAAERVTFDRISTGALSDLEKVTKQARAMVTIYGLNDKIGNVTYYDSTGQSEYNFSKPYSEETAKIIDTEISLLIESQYQRAIKILEENKDKLNQLADILIEKEVIFKDDLEAIFGKRTFDKNLEEVVS; this is encoded by the coding sequence ATGGCAAAAGATAATAATCCAAACCCTAATAAATTTAAAGTAAGTCCATGGTTAGTTTACACTGCCATACTTCTTATTTTCTTATTTATCAGTTTTATAACTGGTAGTTCTAATTTTCAAGAACCTGCACCATTAACTCCGCCTAATTTTGATGTTATATTAGAAAAAGGCCAAGTTCAAAAGGTAATAGTTTCAAATAAAACAGAAGCAGAAGTGTATTTAACTGCAGATGCTTTAAAATTGAAAGAACATGAAAAAGTAGCTAAAGACATGCTGGGTAATGTCAGCAAAGGTCCTCAATATACTTTTGAGATAGGTAACGATCAAATATTCCAATCCAAATTAGAAAAAGCCATTGCTGAAGGAAAATTAAAAGATTTTAAATTTGCTCAAAAAAGCAACTGGACCGATATCCTTATCAGCTTGCTTCCAATTATTATCATTATTGGAGTTTGGATTTTCATTATGAGAAAAATGTCTGGTGGAGCCGGTGGTGGAGGTGGACAAATTTTCAACATTGGAAAATCAAAAGCAAAACTTTTTGATGAAAAAACAGATGTAAAAACAACATTCAAAGATGTTGCAGGACTTGAAGGAGCCAAAGAAGAAATACAAGAAATTGTAGAATTCTTAAAGAACCCCGAAAAATACACCAATCTAGGTGGTAAAATTCCCAAAGGTGCTTTGCTTGTAGGGCCTCCTGGAACTGGTAAAACTTTATTAGCAAAAGCCGTAGCTGGTGAAGCACAAGTTCCCTTTTTCTCTTTATCAGGATCTGATTTTGTTGAAATGTTTGTTGGTGTTGGAGCTTCACGTGTACGTGATTTGTTTAAACAAGCCAAAGAAAAATCACCTGCTATCATTTTCATTGATGAAATAGATGCTGTAGGTAGAGCAAGAGGAAAAAGTAATATGTCAGGTGGAAATGACGAAAGAGAAAACACACTGAATCAATTGCTAACTGAAATGGACGGTTTTGGAACCAATTCAAATGTAATTGTTTTAGCGGCTACGAATAGAGCTGATGTTCTTGACAAAGCCTTAATGCGTGCTGGTCGTTTTGATAGACAAATATTTGTTGACTTACCTGATATTCGTGAACGTGCTGAAATTTTTAAAGTACACCTTGCTCCTTTGAAAAAAGTAGAGGGGCTAGATTTAGACTTTTTAGCAAAACAAACTCCAGGATTTTCTGGAGCAGATATTGCCAATGTATGTAACGAAGCTGCATTAATTGCTGCACGTTATAATAAAACGGCAGTTGACAAACAAGATTTCTTGGATGCAGTAGATAGAATTGTTGGTGGATTAGAAAAGAAAAATAAAATTGTTACACCTGAAGAAAAGAAAGCTATTGCTATTCACGAAGCAGGACATGCAACGGTAAGTTGGATGCTGGAACATGCAGCACCGCTTATAAAAGTAACTATTGTTCCTAGAGGACAAAGTTTAGGTGCTGCTTGGTATTTACCAGAAGAGCGCTTAATTGTTCGCCCAGACCAAATGTTAGACGAAATGTGTGCAACAATGGGAGGAAGAGCTGCTGAAAGAGTTACTTTTGATCGAATTTCAACTGGAGCATTAAGTGATTTAGAAAAAGTAACCAAACAAGCTCGCGCGATGGTTACCATTTATGGACTAAACGACAAAATAGGAAATGTTACCTATTATGATTCAACTGGCCAAAGTGAATATAATTTCTCTAAACCATACTCTGAAGAAACAGCTAAAATAATTGACACTGAAATTTCATTATTAATTGAAAGCCAATACCAAAGAGCAATAAAAATTCTAGAAGAGAACAAAGACAAACTAAATCAACTGGCAGATATACTTATTGAAAAAGAAGTAATCTTCAAAGATGATCTAGAAGCTATTTTCGGAAAAAGAACTTTTGACAAAAATCTTGAGGAAGTAGTTTCATAA
- a CDS encoding lactate utilization protein B/C: MSLFRKIFGSSISASEEEKEKENNSSFSDSSMSIDEQFIFNFKKNGGKFLYCENSEEVKEQFENILEENDWYESEVLCYDSSLFNILQENKLTYEKAANPKFLFSTCENLIAEEGSILFSSKQIKQHKPNELPTNIIVFATTSQILGVKSDGLSAIKKKYERDYPTNITAIKYFEKAKEEDFTQYGSSAKNLYLLLLEDL, encoded by the coding sequence ATGAGTCTTTTTAGAAAAATTTTTGGTTCTAGTATTTCGGCTTCAGAAGAGGAAAAAGAGAAAGAAAATAACAGCTCTTTTTCTGACAGCAGTATGTCAATAGACGAACAGTTTATATTCAATTTTAAAAAAAATGGAGGTAAATTTTTATACTGTGAGAATTCTGAAGAAGTAAAAGAACAGTTTGAGAATATTTTAGAAGAGAATGACTGGTATGAAAGTGAAGTATTGTGTTACGACTCTTCCCTTTTCAACATTTTGCAAGAAAATAAACTTACTTATGAAAAGGCAGCTAATCCAAAATTCCTATTTTCTACTTGCGAAAATTTAATTGCCGAAGAAGGATCAATATTATTCTCTTCAAAGCAAATAAAACAGCATAAACCAAACGAACTACCAACAAACATTATAGTTTTTGCAACTACAAGTCAGATTCTTGGAGTGAAAAGCGATGGACTTAGCGCAATAAAGAAGAAGTACGAAAGAGATTATCCAACAAATATTACCGCAATTAAATATTTTGAAAAAGCCAAAGAAGAAGACTTTACTCAATATGGCAGTTCGGCAAAAAACCTTTATTTGTTGCTATTAGAAGATCTTTAA
- the pyrE gene encoding orotate phosphoribosyltransferase, with protein MIFNKDTAEKTAELLLQINAIKLNPGNPFTWASGWKSPIYCDNRLILSFPTIRNYVRDEFSKHIEKQFGKPDVIAGVATGAIGIGMLVAESMGLPFVYVRPEAKKHGRQNQVEGFLQKGQNVVVVEDLISTGNSSLNAVEALRAAGANIKGMAAIFTYGFDVAEQNFKDAKLDLYTLSNYQNLLNLAVAKSYITEKEEKTLREWSTIPSTWDVEKK; from the coding sequence ATGATTTTTAATAAAGATACTGCCGAAAAAACAGCCGAATTGCTTTTACAAATAAATGCAATTAAATTGAATCCAGGAAATCCTTTTACATGGGCTTCTGGATGGAAATCACCTATTTATTGTGATAACAGGCTAATACTCTCATTTCCAACTATAAGAAATTATGTTAGAGATGAATTTTCTAAACATATTGAAAAACAATTTGGCAAGCCAGATGTTATTGCCGGTGTGGCCACTGGAGCGATAGGAATTGGTATGCTGGTTGCTGAAAGCATGGGACTCCCGTTCGTATATGTGCGTCCAGAAGCCAAGAAACATGGTCGCCAGAACCAAGTGGAAGGTTTTTTACAAAAAGGGCAAAATGTAGTTGTGGTCGAGGATTTGATCAGTACAGGTAACAGCAGTTTGAATGCTGTTGAAGCTTTGCGTGCTGCTGGTGCGAATATTAAAGGGATGGCTGCCATTTTTACCTATGGTTTTGATGTTGCTGAACAAAACTTTAAAGACGCCAAACTGGATTTATACACCTTGAGTAATTACCAAAACTTACTTAATTTAGCTGTTGCAAAAAGTTATATCACTGAAAAAGAAGAAAAAACATTGAGAGAATGGAGCACTATTCCATCTACTTGGGATGTGGAAAAAAAATAA
- a CDS encoding superoxide dismutase, with amino-acid sequence MKKYYFIITNLLLISLLISCKNKKLTEVVEVPLPTAQEKVTIGFPEDVKAAPGSFQLEKLPYPYDALAPTVSPLTLETHYSKHYLTYTNNLNKLIAGTEYENQSIENILSKLDINNADLRNNAGGYYNHSLYWKSMAPDTGGKPTDTIASLINRDFGSYENFVASFKAEATNQFGSAWTWLIVDKYGKLKVTSTQNQDNPLMRNAVIPGTPILALDLWEHAYYLGYQYRRRNYIDSFFNVINWKKINENYEASQRKRY; translated from the coding sequence ATGAAAAAATATTATTTTATAATAACAAACCTGCTGCTAATTTCACTTTTAATTTCATGTAAAAATAAAAAGCTTACTGAAGTTGTCGAAGTACCATTACCCACAGCACAAGAAAAGGTCACTATTGGATTTCCTGAGGATGTAAAAGCTGCACCTGGTTCATTCCAACTAGAAAAATTACCTTATCCATATGATGCATTAGCACCAACTGTTTCCCCATTAACATTAGAAACGCACTATTCTAAACATTATTTGACGTATACCAATAATCTAAACAAACTGATTGCTGGAACTGAATATGAGAATCAATCCATTGAGAATATTTTATCTAAATTAGACATAAACAATGCCGATTTAAGAAATAATGCTGGAGGGTATTACAATCATAGTCTATATTGGAAATCTATGGCTCCTGATACTGGCGGAAAACCAACAGACACAATAGCTTCATTAATTAATAGAGATTTTGGTTCGTATGAAAACTTTGTTGCTAGTTTTAAAGCTGAAGCAACAAATCAATTTGGATCAGCTTGGACTTGGTTAATTGTAGACAAGTATGGAAAATTAAAAGTAACCAGTACGCAAAATCAAGATAATCCATTAATGAGAAATGCAGTAATTCCAGGAACTCCTATATTAGCATTAGATTTATGGGAACATGCCTATTATCTAGGCTATCAATACCGAAGAAGAAACTATATTGATTCGTTTTTTAATGTCATTAATTGGAAAAAAATAAACGAAAACTACGAAGCTTCTCAAAGGAAAAGATACTAA
- a CDS encoding acyl-CoA-binding protein: MIEKDLDTRFQEAVQSASEMTQASLPQDVQLRLYAFYKQATFGTLEPRQTSTYHLRDAFKTNAWMQISHLSSTEAKEQYIEIINSLLKK; the protein is encoded by the coding sequence ATGATTGAAAAAGATTTAGATACTAGGTTTCAGGAAGCAGTTCAATCCGCTTCCGAAATGACTCAAGCATCTTTACCACAAGATGTGCAGCTACGCCTTTATGCCTTTTACAAACAAGCTACTTTTGGCACATTAGAACCAAGACAAACGTCTACCTATCATTTAAGGGATGCATTTAAGACTAATGCTTGGATGCAAATAAGTCATCTTTCTTCAACTGAGGCAAAAGAACAGTATATCGAAATCATCAATTCCCTATTGAAAAAATAA
- a CDS encoding GNAT family N-acetyltransferase has translation MEPFTITNTTEHDIPFICWMFDEAILYQQKNKFPVWNGYDVDVIKNDIKEKIQYKIIIHNEIACIFSTCSNDPIIWEEKDKDSAIYLHRIVVNPKHKGKQQFAKIFEWAKKYCLQKNIDYLRMDTWADNPIIIKYYCSFGFNFLNNFTTPNTNNLPVQHRNIKLALLEFPIAQ, from the coding sequence ATGGAACCATTTACCATAACAAACACCACAGAACATGATATTCCATTTATCTGCTGGATGTTTGACGAAGCCATACTGTACCAACAAAAAAATAAATTTCCTGTTTGGAATGGTTATGATGTTGATGTGATCAAAAATGATATCAAAGAAAAAATTCAATATAAAATTATAATTCACAACGAAATTGCCTGCATCTTTTCGACATGTAGTAATGACCCAATTATTTGGGAAGAAAAAGATAAGGATTCAGCCATCTACTTGCATCGTATTGTGGTGAACCCGAAACACAAGGGAAAACAACAATTTGCAAAAATATTTGAATGGGCAAAAAAATATTGTTTACAAAAAAATATAGATTATTTACGTATGGATACTTGGGCGGACAATCCTATTATCATCAAGTATTACTGCAGTTTTGGCTTTAATTTTTTAAATAATTTCACCACGCCAAACACCAATAATCTACCCGTTCAACATAGAAATATAAAATTAGCCTTGCTAGAATTCCCTATAGCTCAATAA
- a CDS encoding NUDIX hydrolase: MYKVFVNDKPLFLTNKISKETDFQLFLLESIDIKQLIVKIFQNKIQKAYLYHPDEKEIMKTLKTKIPVNKAGGGLVYNKKGEVLFIFRNGKWDLPKGGTEKGEDMEQTAMREVEEETGVNLLRVTHKLQKTYHVFKRNGVYKLKITHWFEMQSDFEGIPQGQLEEGIEKVAWFSPDEIPDALKNSYENIKLLFEQEKSIHPNSL, translated from the coding sequence ATGTATAAAGTTTTTGTTAACGACAAACCACTTTTTTTGACAAATAAAATCTCAAAAGAGACAGATTTTCAATTATTTCTTCTTGAAAGCATTGATATAAAACAACTTATAGTCAAAATTTTTCAAAATAAAATTCAAAAAGCCTATCTATATCATCCTGATGAAAAGGAGATTATGAAGACTTTGAAAACAAAAATCCCTGTAAATAAAGCAGGTGGAGGATTAGTTTACAATAAAAAAGGGGAGGTGCTCTTCATTTTTAGGAACGGAAAATGGGATTTACCCAAAGGCGGAACTGAAAAAGGAGAGGATATGGAACAAACTGCCATGCGTGAAGTCGAAGAAGAGACTGGTGTGAATTTATTGAGGGTTACACACAAACTTCAAAAGACCTATCACGTCTTTAAACGCAATGGTGTTTATAAGCTAAAAATCACTCATTGGTTCGAAATGCAGTCCGATTTTGAAGGTATTCCGCAGGGCCAATTGGAGGAAGGAATCGAAAAAGTGGCTTGGTTTAGCCCAGATGAGATACCTGACGCATTAAAAAATTCTTATGAGAACATTAAATTATTGTTTGAACAAGAAAAAAGTATTCACCCTAATTCATTGTGA
- a CDS encoding phosphatidylserine decarboxylase family protein, translating to MFHKEGTKTILLGIIFTATVLLLSDKFIDINWIKMVIQLSAFLILIIILQFFRNPKRTVIVNENQILAPVDGKVVVIEEVFEGEYFKDKRLQISIFMSPINVHVTRYGLSGIVKFSKYHPGKFLVAWHPKASEENERTTIVVENETFGAILYRQIAGALARRIVNYAEEGMQVVQGTDAGFIKFGSRVDIFLPLGTPINVVLNQKAIGGKTVIATKG from the coding sequence ATGTTTCATAAAGAAGGAACCAAAACCATTTTATTAGGAATTATTTTCACAGCAACTGTGCTATTACTATCTGATAAATTCATCGACATCAACTGGATTAAAATGGTAATTCAGCTAAGTGCATTTTTAATTTTGATTATTATATTACAGTTTTTTAGAAACCCAAAAAGAACCGTAATTGTAAATGAAAATCAAATACTAGCACCAGTAGACGGAAAAGTAGTTGTGATTGAAGAGGTTTTTGAAGGAGAATATTTTAAAGATAAACGCTTGCAAATCTCTATTTTCATGTCACCTATCAATGTACACGTTACTCGTTATGGATTGAGTGGTATTGTGAAATTTAGTAAATACCACCCTGGTAAGTTTTTAGTTGCTTGGCATCCTAAAGCAAGTGAAGAAAATGAAAGAACAACTATAGTTGTAGAAAACGAAACTTTTGGCGCTATTTTATACCGTCAAATTGCTGGAGCATTAGCAAGACGAATTGTAAACTATGCCGAAGAAGGTATGCAAGTCGTTCAAGGAACAGATGCCGGTTTTATTAAATTTGGATCAAGAGTAGACATTTTTTTACCTTTAGGCACACCTATCAACGTAGTGCTTAATCAAAAAGCTATTGGAGGAAAAACCGTTATTGCAACAAAAGGATAA
- a CDS encoding phosphatidate cytidylyltransferase encodes MNETLKRAISGAVYIILLIFCILYSTESFFILFGIFLLIATLEFCNLVQIQKIFPFLFAILSYLLFYKITFATDGLFYTLRFSKTFDLAVLFATLFVFMKCIHFLFDNKTLKIDSFSKYVYLIGYIILPFVIITKIPFGKDGYNPKILISIFILIWTNDTFAYIVGKSIGRTKLFERISPKKTIEGFFGGVVFAVIASYLIAKYYIQIAEGKIYIWLIIATIVGTFGTIGDLIESKFKRIAGVKDSGKIMPGHGGVLDRLDSVIFVAPIIFLFYQILNYVS; translated from the coding sequence ATGAATGAAACCTTAAAGAGAGCAATATCTGGTGCTGTTTATATTATTTTATTAATATTCTGCATATTATATTCTACCGAAAGTTTTTTTATCCTCTTTGGGATATTTCTCCTCATCGCTACATTGGAATTCTGTAATTTAGTTCAAATTCAAAAAATATTTCCATTTTTATTTGCTATCCTTTCGTATTTGTTATTTTACAAAATAACCTTTGCTACTGATGGACTATTCTATACCTTACGATTCAGTAAAACATTTGATCTGGCCGTTTTATTTGCAACTCTTTTTGTATTTATGAAATGTATTCATTTTCTATTTGATAATAAAACACTTAAAATTGATTCCTTTTCAAAATATGTATATCTAATAGGATACATCATACTTCCTTTTGTCATTATTACAAAAATTCCTTTTGGTAAAGATGGATACAATCCTAAAATTCTTATTAGTATCTTTATATTGATATGGACAAATGATACTTTTGCTTATATCGTTGGGAAATCAATTGGTAGAACTAAATTATTTGAAAGAATATCGCCTAAGAAAACTATTGAAGGTTTTTTTGGAGGAGTTGTATTTGCTGTTATTGCTAGCTATCTAATTGCTAAATATTACATACAAATAGCTGAAGGTAAAATTTACATTTGGCTAATCATAGCCACGATAGTTGGCACTTTTGGAACTATTGGTGATTTAATCGAATCTAAATTTAAACGTATTGCTGGAGTAAAAGACAGCGGAAAAATAATGCCTGGCCACGGAGGTGTACTAGATCGTCTAGATAGTGTTATATTTGTAGCACCAATTATATTTTTATTTTATCAAATTTTAAATTATGTTTCATAA
- the rsfS gene encoding ribosome silencing factor produces MAKKTINNDDLLANIIKGIEEVKGNDIDILDLREIDTAVCDYFVVCNGNSNTQVNAIVNSIQKTVSKELKDKPWHVEGSDNAEWVLMDYVNIVVHVFQKQIREYYNIESLWGDAKITTIANKY; encoded by the coding sequence ATGGCAAAAAAGACAATAAACAATGATGATTTATTAGCAAACATCATTAAAGGAATCGAAGAAGTAAAAGGAAATGATATAGATATTCTCGACTTAAGAGAAATTGATACCGCAGTTTGTGATTATTTTGTTGTTTGCAACGGAAATTCAAACACACAAGTTAACGCTATCGTTAACTCTATTCAAAAAACAGTTTCAAAAGAATTAAAAGATAAACCTTGGCATGTTGAAGGTTCAGACAATGCTGAATGGGTTCTTATGGATTATGTTAACATTGTAGTTCATGTTTTTCAAAAACAAATTAGAGAATATTACAATATTGAAAGTTTGTGGGGAGATGCAAAAATTACTACAATAGCAAACAAATACTAA
- a CDS encoding alpha-amylase family protein, with protein sequence MIKKITIVASISTMLLATACKTKDLKMENGNKEIASNKKEVLYQVFTRLFGNKTTTNKPWGTLEENGVGKFNDFTDTALKEIKDLGVTYIWYTGVPHHALIRDYTDIGISNDDPEVVKGRAGSPYAVKDYYNVNPDLAVNPAHRLEEFEALIARTHKAGLKVIIDIVPNHIARKYEGKNNPKGVRDFGADDDVSVEYKRDNNFYYIPNTQFEIPDADVPLNGESNPLIDGKFNEFPAKWTGNGSRKAKPDRNDWYETVKVNYGIRPDGSKDFPELPYGFDTKSYQEHFDFWKDKDVPNSWIKFRDIALYWTAKGVDGFRYDMAEMVPFEFWSYMNSAIKVKNPNAFLLAEVYNPNEYRNYIRLGKMDYLYDKVETYDKLKDVIRGHSWPDGLSDIQHGMADIEHHMLKFLDNHDEQRLASPEFAGTPEKGKPLMVVSTTISTAPTMIYFGQEVGEAANENAGFGTHSRTSIFDYIGVPSHQRWMNCGKFDGGQLTEKEALLRDFYRRLLNFSLNSSALMGKFQEIQSVNRDATSGYATGIYSFVRWSENEKLIVVVNFWSEEGYEFELKIPSDIIQKWNLKEGNYTIEDQLYKKSKLEMRVENGEGKIHVKIGPSESFIYQL encoded by the coding sequence ATGATAAAAAAAATAACTATTGTTGCAAGCATAAGTACAATGCTATTGGCCACAGCTTGCAAGACAAAAGATTTAAAAATGGAAAACGGAAATAAAGAGATAGCCTCAAATAAAAAAGAAGTACTATATCAAGTATTTACAAGATTGTTTGGAAATAAAACGACAACTAATAAACCTTGGGGTACACTTGAGGAAAATGGAGTAGGGAAATTTAATGATTTTACGGATACTGCTCTTAAAGAAATAAAAGATTTAGGTGTTACCTATATTTGGTACACCGGAGTTCCCCATCATGCTTTAATCCGAGATTATACTGATATTGGAATTTCTAATGATGATCCTGAAGTGGTAAAAGGGCGAGCTGGTTCTCCATATGCAGTGAAAGACTATTATAATGTTAATCCAGATCTAGCTGTAAATCCTGCGCATCGTTTAGAAGAATTTGAAGCCTTAATTGCTAGAACTCATAAAGCGGGTTTAAAGGTTATTATTGATATTGTGCCCAATCATATCGCTCGTAAATACGAAGGAAAAAACAATCCAAAAGGAGTTCGGGATTTTGGTGCAGATGATGATGTATCCGTAGAATATAAAAGAGATAATAATTTCTACTATATACCCAATACGCAGTTTGAAATTCCAGATGCAGATGTGCCATTAAATGGAGAAAGTAACCCGTTAATTGATGGGAAATTCAATGAATTTCCCGCAAAGTGGACAGGAAACGGTTCTCGTAAAGCTAAACCAGATCGCAATGACTGGTATGAAACGGTTAAGGTAAATTATGGTATTCGCCCAGATGGTTCTAAAGATTTCCCTGAACTTCCATATGGGTTTGATACTAAATCATACCAAGAACATTTTGATTTCTGGAAAGATAAAGACGTTCCTAATTCTTGGATCAAATTTAGAGACATTGCATTGTACTGGACGGCCAAAGGAGTGGATGGTTTTCGATATGATATGGCCGAAATGGTACCATTTGAGTTTTGGAGTTACATGAACTCCGCTATAAAAGTGAAGAATCCGAATGCCTTTTTATTAGCTGAAGTGTATAACCCAAATGAATATAGAAATTATATCCGTTTAGGGAAAATGGATTATTTGTACGATAAAGTAGAAACTTATGATAAATTAAAAGATGTTATTCGTGGTCATTCATGGCCTGATGGTTTATCAGATATCCAGCACGGTATGGCCGATATCGAACATCATATGCTTAAGTTTTTAGATAATCATGACGAACAACGATTAGCAAGTCCTGAATTTGCTGGTACACCTGAAAAAGGAAAACCTTTAATGGTTGTTTCAACCACTATAAGTACGGCGCCAACTATGATTTATTTTGGACAAGAAGTAGGAGAGGCTGCGAATGAAAATGCTGGCTTTGGAACCCATTCTAGAACTTCCATTTTCGATTATATTGGTGTTCCTAGTCATCAGCGTTGGATGAATTGTGGAAAATTTGACGGTGGGCAACTCACAGAAAAGGAAGCATTACTTCGCGACTTTTATAGGCGATTGCTTAATTTTTCTCTTAACAGTTCTGCTTTAATGGGTAAATTTCAAGAGATTCAATCAGTTAATCGTGATGCAACTTCGGGTTATGCAACTGGAATTTACTCATTTGTTAGGTGGTCTGAAAATGAAAAATTGATTGTTGTCGTTAATTTTTGGTCTGAAGAAGGGTATGAATTTGAATTAAAAATACCTTCAGATATTATTCAAAAATGGAACTTAAAAGAGGGCAATTATACTATAGAAGATCAATTGTATAAAAAGAGTAAATTGGAAATGCGAGTTGAAAATGGAGAAGGAAAAATACATGTCAAGATTGGGCCTTCGGAATCTTTTATTTATCAATTATAG